A single region of the Arthrobacter sp. V1I7 genome encodes:
- a CDS encoding FadR/GntR family transcriptional regulator, with amino-acid sequence MNLSDSRTAGQPASDAGVSTPPLLRLSAAEAVFNALRTDIESGMVAVGAKLSSETTLAQRYGVSRSVVREALRSCTALGLTVTKTGKGTFVVANQVAKDLVLGAYSARDLTEARPHIEVPAAGLAAQRRTLEELESLRDIVAAMAAEDDPEAWVSLDSSFHAAIARASGNKVFESVVADIRGALVHQSETLNMVADRQLASDREHQRILQAIESGDSAAARTAMGEHLSAVGAALESILSQ; translated from the coding sequence ATGAACCTGTCAGACAGCCGGACAGCAGGACAGCCTGCCTCAGATGCCGGGGTATCCACCCCGCCACTGCTCCGCCTCAGCGCCGCCGAAGCCGTCTTTAACGCCCTCCGGACGGACATCGAGTCCGGCATGGTGGCGGTGGGCGCGAAACTCAGTTCCGAAACTACGCTCGCGCAGCGGTACGGGGTAAGCCGCTCGGTGGTCCGTGAGGCGCTGCGCTCCTGCACCGCACTCGGTCTGACCGTGACGAAAACAGGCAAAGGCACGTTCGTGGTCGCCAACCAGGTGGCCAAGGACCTTGTCCTGGGCGCCTACTCCGCCCGGGATCTCACGGAAGCGCGGCCCCACATCGAAGTGCCCGCCGCCGGGCTCGCCGCGCAGCGCCGCACTCTTGAGGAACTGGAGAGCCTCCGGGACATCGTGGCCGCCATGGCCGCCGAGGACGATCCCGAGGCTTGGGTCAGCCTCGACTCCAGCTTCCACGCTGCCATCGCCCGGGCCAGCGGCAACAAGGTCTTCGAAAGTGTCGTGGCTGATATCCGCGGCGCACTCGTCCATCAGTCCGAAACCCTCAACATGGTGGCCGACCGCCAATTGGCTTCGGACCGCGAGCACCAGCGCATCCTCCAGGCCATCGAATCCGGCGACTCCGCCGCAGCACGCACCGCCATGGGCGAACACCTTTCCGCCGTGGGCGCGGCGCTCGAATCCATTCTCAGCCAGTAG